A stretch of the Kazachstania africana CBS 2517 chromosome 12, complete genome genome encodes the following:
- the ARC15 gene encoding Arc15p (similar to Saccharomyces cerevisiae ARC15 (YIL062C); ancestral locus Anc_7.252), whose translation MSDWRRIDIDAYDPESGRLNREDLIPSYPNQITLQDLQPTISQLRSFANSGDINSAIQLATSDVPYNTDEQTKLQYVYAVLEVLVQVRQADVINIIKGLNSQQQDSLAKFLYKGMSMPEGQKNGGILLSWFEKLTQVAGVTPIVHYLSDRRTV comes from the coding sequence ATGTCAGATTGGAGAagaattgatattgatgcaTATGATCCTGAAAGTGGGAGATTAAATAGGGAAGACCTAATACCTTCATATCCTAACCAAATAACATTACAAGATTTACAGCCTACAATTTCACAATTACGTTCCTTTGCAAATAGCGGTGATATAAATTCAGCCATTCAGCTGGCCACAAGCGACGTTCCCTATAATACTGATGAACAGACTAAACTGCAATATGTGTATGCGGTGTTAGAAGTTTTGGTTCAAGTTAGACAAGCTGATGTCattaatatcatcaaaGGCTTGAATTCTCAACAACAGGATTCACTTGCGAAATTTCTATATAAAGGTATGTCGATGCCTGAAGGCCAGAAAAACGGCGGTATATTACTATCCTGGTTCGAGAAGTTGACCCAAGTAGCAGGTGTTACCCCCATTGTACATTACTTATCGGATAGAAGAACCGTATAA